The DNA window TCCTTCATTTGAGCGCGATCATCCTTCATTAGCGACATCACCTGTAGAAAATTCTTCTTTTCAGACTCAAACTTTTTTGTTTGTCCGCCAATTAATTTGTTCATTGCATAAAGGTCCTTCTCTTTTGCCTTAAGTTCCAAAGTACATTCAGCAATTTTTTGGGAAAGAGCCTCGAGTTCCCCTTCCTTCCTTCCACGGTCCTTGTCAATTCTTCCAATATTGGCTCGACGAAGTTCTATTACTTTTGAAATGGTACCCTTGACTTTAATGAGTTCTATCTCTTTCGTCTTGAGCTCTTCCGTGCGCTCTCCAATCAAGTCCTCTAGCAAATAAAGTTGTCCTTCCTTCACTACAAAATCCTTGGTACATTCTTCAATTTTACCCTGCATTTTGCTGCAAGCTTCTTCAATTCTTCTAACACAACTAACTTTATGCTTCTTATTTTCAAGCTCTTTGCAGCACTTCTCAATCTCTCTCTTTATAAACTGCaatttcttctcttcttcctGCATCTTCCTTTTACCTTCCTCAAATATTTTTTCTAACAATACAAGATCTTTCCTCAGCAAAGAAAACGACTTATCAGTCGATTTTACCGGCCTCACAATTTTATCCGGCAAATgaatatcatcatcatcttcatctttatcGTGATCATCATATGTTGACACCTTTGATTTCTTAGCTTTAATATGCAATGAATTTTTATTGTCCAATAGCCTTTTACCAGACGCATCTCGTTTACTACTACATTTTCCTAAGCTCGCAATCTGCAGAATCCTTGTTGACAAAagaacatcatcatcatcttcagatTCAAATTCGTCACCAAAAACAATTTCCTTCACATGAGAAGCCTCAAATTCCATAGTTAAGTTATAGAAACTGGAAAACCTCAGCAATTACAAACACTGTAtgaaatcctaaaaaaaaaccgaaattataaaataaataacaactcaacaaactttatataaaaaatttctaGGTCAAAGTGAATGATCAAGTAACACATTATTACAGTTCCAAAAGCAATGTTAAACTATAAATACTAACAACAATTTCACAATAAACAAGGGTaagaatttttaaaaatacaaatctACACATTTAACTAATCTAACATTTACATGATGAAAATTTTTTCTTGTCAAAGCATAAATGTGATAGATAAATATACAAAACGCACGAAGAAGAATGAGAGTTGAGATGCTCACAATAATAATGAAGAAACAGAGAAAAATGGAAGATGAAGGTTAAGAGAGAGAAGAAGTTTCTAGAATTTCATTAGTAGCATTTGGTGAGTGAAGTGAgaataaagagaaaaagaaaatgaaggaatgagagaaaaggaagaagagaagGAGAAATGTTGAGAGTTTGTTACAACTTTCTGTTGGAGTGAGGCGTGGCTGTTTTTGTGAGTGGGGTCCGCAAAACAGACTCCATTTCAAATAACTGGCTGACAAAGTTGAATAGAGGGATTATCCATTttaaaaaagagaatttttgaatAGACCCTTTGAATCTCTTAGCCACCTGACGAAGTTTCAATTATGTCTTCTGTTTTTGTAGATGTACATCCGAAAgtactttttttcaaaaaaattgttttttccgTAAGTGCATCTACGAAACATGTTAAATCAGACAGAGTGttctgtagatgcacctacggaacaatttgctattttttaaaatcacataGACTTCACTCCAtaactcaatttttataacaacaGTGGGAAATTCAATTCCAGTCAATCAAAGTAATGCGATTTAAATGCAATAAGTAAGTAgtacataaaaaataaacatagtaTAAATCGTCGGCCAATAATGTCGAATACATATATCAAATCCTCGTgcaaaaatgaaatcaaaatacaaATATGAAATAAATCTGTCGACATCACTACTGGGTATGCCGTACATCATCATGCGCCTCTCCGCTGCCTCTAGCCCGGCCTCTGCATCCACCACACCATCTGTTGGCTACTATGGCTCTACCGTCGAGTGCCCCACATGTCTTGGAACGGTTTCTACGGTACAAAAATACCCCCTCTACCACCTTAAGGATACCCTCCACAAGACGCAGGTCAGGAGACCCCTCAGGGAAGAGCCATCGACAATTCCTACCCGCACCATGTCAGCAATCTCACGACACCGAGGAAAAACATCATGAGTATGGTCCATCTGGGCCTAATGAGCCCGCAGAATCTCCTTGTGGGCTAGTCTGAACGGTGATCCAGGTGCGGTAGGAAGCATGTATGGGTGTGAAACTCTGTAGTATCAGGTGATGTACCCATCAACGCAGCTCCAGTCCCTATATGATGTGGTCGCCTGAGCCTCGGCAGGAACCAAGTGGTGCTCCCagtctgcaaagacctcatctagcTATCGACGGTCATGGCGATAGAAGCGGAGACAGAAGGGTGGCGAGGTATGGTCTCCTGGTAGCTGAACTAACGCATGACGCGCTCCGAAAGATAACAGACAATGATGGTCTAGCTGGCAGCCAACCATCTAAAATATAGTACGATCTCATCAAATAGAACCATCTCACAGTGATCAACGTAGCAGTCGTAGCGGATGTCCTCAGCAGCCATGCGGTCAAGACAACATTGTGAGGAAGATGAAAGGACGAGGTCTCTTGATGCCCCATCTCCCCAAATGCCATCAGCATCCCGTTATGAATTGTGCTGTAGCCGACCGTGCAAAGTTCCCTCAAATCAAAAAGCTACGAGTGCATCCCAGAACCACGGCATGCCAGACTGCGAGAGCAgcaatcttccgggcgtggttgtAGAACCTCTAGGTATCTCTCTCcttaaattttccaaaaaaaaaaattgttatcttcaagcaaagtcataaactgaataaaataataataagtaataaacaaagaaaatttGCGTCCCTCTCCCAGATATGCCTAGCTGAATGATCTACATACCCTGTTAATAGGGACACATCTATAGGACCCCCGGGTACCAGACATGCTCTGGCACCGGATCATCCTCGCGTAGCTCAGCAGATGGCACCGAAGATCCTACAGCACCCGTCACTAGCATGGGCATAGACACAGATGCAGAAGAACTTCTCCGTCGACGTCTGCGGGCAACGGGCATCTGTGAGAAACCCTCTGCATCATCGCGAGGCTTCCGTGATGCAGTAGTAGATGGAGTATCCCTCTCAACTGGAATGGACGGAGAAGGCCCGTCAACTGGAACGGATGGGGACGGCCCGACTAGAACGGGTGTAGAAGGTACATCGGGTGTATCATGTACCTGTCCTAGAACGGTAGCTCCATCTGTCACCTGTGATACTACATGCATCCGTCCACGCCGCATGGATGCATGTTGTGCAGTCCTCCCGTGTATAACCTTGTTAGGATGGTCCGCCATAATGTATGCattatcatttaataaaatcaaGTAAGTTACTAGGTACTaataacaagaaaaagaaaggaaaaaaattcaGTACAGAGCCttacgtagatgcatctacgaaagtgtCTTACATTTGAAAAAATGAGtttcttccgtaggtgcatctacggaatgaaCCAACGTTCCActcttccatagatgcatctacgaaaggttCTAAAACCTTCAAAACGCAACAATAACGTCTGGTCACTGTTGTAGAGGGTTCAAAACCCCTTTTAAATGGATTGATCATCcattttaaactttaaaaataacCTACATTATAGGTAAACTTTATTTCTAACACTACTCCATCATTCCTACACCTAACAATCAAATTCAatctctatttttaaaaaaactctaaaataactcgaaacgtcaaaaacttaccgattaaatgtAGTTTGGAACTTGTTGGAATGTACTGGTAGTTGACCTTGACGTTCCCAGCCGAACTCAAGAGGAAAAAATGAACTTGTCTTGCAGTGGGGCAATTTTATCAAATCAGTGGTGCGTGAGAGATTTAAGAGGTGAGATGAAAATTAAAGATGGTATTAATTACATTtgttcaattttaattaatttaatatcttTAAATTTTGTAAAGATGAAAACTTGGTGCTCGCTGTAGAAGTTCtttaaatgaattttttcaaTAATGCAATGATAATCTATCGATtgtattttctttgtaaaatgtAAAACAGGTTGGTAAGGTTATTAGGtcgttgatatttataaatcaacaattttttaaaaaataaactattaGTAGAATATGATCGAATTGATATGTAATGTTTTAGCTTTAGTGTAAAAGAACtatacttttaaataaaaaatgattttagaaTTAGATTATGAGCTCCgtttgtttttgcttttttaaaaattatttttatagtgttatataattttgtgtaaaaaacatttataaagaaattttttataaacatttgatttgaatagttaattttaaaatgtgattttaggtatttttcatttatttatgaaaaaatgtagatatcaaaatttcaaaaaaaatcacttaattttgaagctattttaaataaatgttcataaaaaccatttttaaaatacaatttttttaaaaaattgcgattttgactaaattttggtcttcaataatgtatgtttatgttatatgatgtaaaaattagtgttttatttttgaaaaaacaaatataaaaatatttgtaatattttaaaaaactgttttcaaaaatcttttttaaaaaatacaaaaaaaatccatttttttaaagctgaaataaACAGGTCCTATAAATCAATCGATCAACTGGTTGTCTtatatttttggcttaattttaggaaatttctttacccacctccctatgggggtcacccctagcgaaaaccccagtttacccctgcttcggaaatgcatttctgaagttttttttttttaaatttttccagacttcagaaatgcatctccgaaaacaccaaatgggggggggggtgttttcggagatgcacttccgaaaacacttttttgtgtaattcggaagtgcatttccgaattatgcagaagtctatttttttatgctttttctaaTAGTCCTGTACGAAAGATATACAAAacgtataatatatacaaaacggaaaagccgaacaaaacaaacgacatatcaacgtaaaatactaatataataaataaaattcaaataatatatacagaccgagtcatagtgtgcgaaatatataatccgaatacaaaaaaaataaacccggacccctactgggtatgcctaaccctctctccctgggacctcctctgccgcctgtatgcctcCGCACGACCTGCAATAGTGACGAtcctctccatcacggcgactgcttctggaccgccctgatcaacgatacctcgatccaacgcgttccgcccaagcatctctatccgcaggCAGATCGGCAgaagatcaatggcgtggtcatcctcggcctgctggttctccaggatctcctcgtgtgttggcctaggagcgtcgggagcgtcgggtctcatcagaggatgtgacacctgatagaaccatgtgacatacccctccacaccGTGCCAGTCttgggtgacccgaatgcgacgataaTCCTTcggaccacatgacgctcccaattctcaaatatgccagtgagctgcactcaggtcactgtgtcgggagcagcttcaaaaggtgacctggggatcatctgcacaaatccaaacttccgcatgcaccgctcagggagataccgcaccatggtgttggtcccgcatgccaaccaatcagaatataacgagatgctgtcaaaggggacaacatcaGCGTAGTCGTTAAATGGCCTCCAACtgatgtcatcgtgcatcgtgcggtcgaggtacccacggtatggtcccactgcattgttccccctctggagaacatATCGGgcagccctgggcatggcgtcctcgtATGCAGAATCAAtgcggaagccgtggatgcgggggaagtaggagatgatccagctctgaaacacaaacacgataatgtattaaaaataaatacgaaacataaataaatgtgaaacaattaaaatgaaacgtaccataagtagtgtgcaggatccggtcaactgcctggtcctccagttggaggcttcattcagcttctggtataggtatgccagaacagctgacccccagttccactagtgaacggtagtcaagtccatgaaatagcggaggtaggtcacgtcgacgtaccttgcactcttatccacaaagagtgcagcgcctaccacaaacatgtaccagcaccggagagcgcagccacggtgatactgCACAAATAGGGCGTCATCCGCCTCCTCGGAGTCGGCCGTCGCCacaaggtggtgctcgaaataagctTTTAGTGTGGTGAActggatatgaggcccatttgtcgtctggcactcaaagtcagcaacttctggctccatacccaaatagagcgccctccactcactggcttcgatcctctggatccgggtGTGGTCCAACagcaactaggggtggcaaaacgggccgcccgccccgcccgcagcccgccccgccttatgcccaccaaaaaacgagcggggcgggcatgcccgccaagtaaaatgggcatcaaaatcatgcccgccccgccaagatggcgggttggcgggcggcgggcttacccgcctatttttatttatatttttttactagattaatatgttttttttactttttaattaaacttttcacttattttttaaaaccattttttataaaagtaattttttaacaa is part of the Vicia villosa cultivar HV-30 ecotype Madison, WI linkage group LG2, Vvil1.0, whole genome shotgun sequence genome and encodes:
- the LOC131651264 gene encoding intracellular protein transport protein USO1-like translates to MEFEASHVKEIVFGDEFESEDDDDVLLSTRILQIASLGKCSSKRDASGKRLLDNKNSLHIKAKKSKVSTYDDHDKDEDDDDIHLPDKIVRPVKSTDKSFSLLRKDLVLLEKIFEEGKRKMQEEEKKLQFIKREIEKCCKELENKKHKVSCVRRIEEACSKMQGKIEECTKDFVVKEGQLYLLEDLIGERTEELKTKEIELIKVKGTISKVIELRRANIGRIDKDRGRKEGELEALSQKIAECTLELKAKEKDLYAMNKLIGGQTKKFESEKKNFLQVMSLMKDDRAQMKEFGSMKKQFECQVKELESKEKQYEGRMEELKSQEKRIEGRVEDLESREKQLEGHVKQFESKVGELEDRMKELESKKKHFEDWGKELASKEKQVEERAMQLESKEMRVV